Proteins encoded together in one Pontiella desulfatans window:
- the epmA gene encoding EF-P lysine aminoacylase EpmA — MAIDSIRLRDALMRRMRAFFHERGFVEVETPVRLETPCMELHIDAEPSGDHFLRTSPEIFHKQLLAAGHERIFEVGKCFRRGERGALHHPEYTMLEWYRAHADYMGILEETKALVSAVWNDGPVDWRILTVSEAFLEYAGWDPVGNYDEDRFDLDLVEKVEPAIKAIGGAVVLKDVPVEAAALSRRKAGNPLVAERWELYIEGIELANAYSELTDPVEQRARFEACAKQRKAMGKEVYPIDEAFISALGNMPPSGGVALGVDRLLMLMAGARSLDAVLPFR; from the coding sequence ATGGCCATCGACAGCATACGACTGAGAGACGCCCTCATGCGCCGCATGCGGGCGTTTTTTCATGAACGGGGCTTTGTCGAGGTGGAGACCCCGGTCCGGCTCGAAACACCCTGCATGGAGTTGCACATCGATGCCGAACCCAGCGGCGACCATTTTTTGCGCACCTCGCCCGAAATCTTCCACAAGCAATTGCTGGCCGCCGGGCACGAGCGGATTTTCGAGGTGGGGAAATGTTTCCGCCGGGGCGAGCGCGGGGCGTTGCACCACCCGGAATACACCATGCTCGAGTGGTACCGGGCCCACGCCGACTACATGGGCATCCTCGAAGAAACCAAGGCGCTCGTCTCGGCCGTTTGGAATGATGGACCGGTGGACTGGCGCATCTTGACCGTCTCGGAGGCGTTCCTGGAATATGCCGGATGGGATCCGGTGGGTAACTACGATGAAGACCGCTTCGATCTGGATTTGGTTGAAAAGGTCGAACCCGCCATCAAGGCCATCGGTGGGGCGGTGGTGCTGAAGGATGTTCCCGTCGAGGCCGCCGCGCTCTCGCGCCGCAAGGCCGGCAATCCGCTCGTCGCCGAGCGCTGGGAGCTCTACATCGAAGGCATCGAGCTGGCCAATGCCTATTCCGAACTGACCGATCCCGTTGAGCAACGCGCGCGCTTCGAGGCGTGCGCCAAGCAGCGCAAGGCGATGGGGAAAGAGGTCTATCCGATCGACGAGGCCTTCATTTCCGCCCTGGGCAACATGCCGCCTTCGGGCGGAGTGGCCTTGGGGGTTGACCGGTTGCTGATGCTCATGGCCGGAGCCCGCTCGCTGGATGCGGTACTGCCGTTCCGCTAA
- the efp gene encoding elongation factor P, translating to MYSASDLKKGLKIEIDGDPCMITNFEFSKPGKGQALYRCKIKNLVTGNQFDKTYRSVEKVNRCALISRDYTFSYIDGNDYVFSDNATFEEAHLNEELLGDLKHFIVDDMQVEILFHNDRALDITLPNFVEMTIAETEPGARGDTATNVMKPAKLENGYEINVPIFINEGDVVRIDTRDGTYADRVSKG from the coding sequence ATGTACAGTGCATCAGACCTGAAGAAAGGCTTGAAGATCGAGATCGACGGCGACCCCTGCATGATCACCAACTTCGAGTTTTCGAAGCCCGGCAAAGGCCAGGCGCTCTACCGTTGCAAGATCAAGAACCTTGTCACCGGCAACCAGTTCGACAAAACCTACCGTTCCGTCGAAAAGGTAAACCGCTGCGCGCTCATCTCGCGCGACTACACCTTTTCCTACATCGACGGCAACGATTATGTCTTTTCCGACAACGCCACGTTCGAGGAAGCCCACCTCAACGAAGAGCTGCTCGGCGACCTCAAGCATTTCATCGTCGACGACATGCAGGTGGAAATCCTTTTCCACAACGATCGTGCGCTCGACATCACCCTGCCGAACTTCGTGGAAATGACCATTGCCGAAACCGAACCCGGCGCCCGGGGCGACACCGCCACCAACGTCATGAAGCCCGCCAAGCTCGAAAACGGCTACGAGATCAACGTCCCGATCTTCATTAACGAAGGCGACGTGGTCCGCATCGACACCCGCGACGGAACCTACGCCGACCGCGTGTCCAAGGGCTAA
- a CDS encoding sulfatase-like hydrolase/transferase, producing the protein MRIYSSMLAACLAFVAAAEEARSPNVVYILCDDLGYGEVGYNGQEMIQTPELDALAAKGMRFTAHYCGSSVCAPSRGSLMTGKHPGHGYIRANSPGYPNGQTPIPPESETLGKLMQRAGYKTACIGKWGLGGEKPDGTLNYGFPTKQGFDYFFGYADQRRAHNYYPQFLWRNHEKVPLGGNVYSHDLMTEEALKFVAENKDAPFFLYLAYTIPHTKYQVPELGQYAKMDWPEKFKKHAAMTSRMDRDVGRLMSLLDELTLAENTLVIFNSDNGAHGEQGSETFFNTSGELRGIKRSMYEGGVRSPMFAYWPGTIMAGTVSDHLSAFWDMLPTFSELTGEPVRGDTDGISMLPTLLGNTTRQKQHDYLYWELYERVPNQAVRMGKWKGVVVDRREGQRIELYDLSADEGEQVDVADRFPEVVERIRTAMNEAHVPSPLWDKSFPGRMFNVDAARRASGVVDAGQASSKIPAGWQWVSREGAVAHSSLSSEWGVPHNHTLLTTMEGKQSFHTDAEKTPWVIIDLKQEQPVVGFEILNRPDGHAGRTRNLHVWLSSDRENWRQVFKTENPETRWLVELQQPVMARFVKIGLVNSEPGYFHLKGVKVFAK; encoded by the coding sequence ATGAGGATTTATTCGAGTATGCTGGCCGCATGTTTGGCTTTCGTTGCCGCTGCGGAAGAGGCGCGATCGCCGAACGTGGTTTATATTTTGTGCGATGATCTGGGCTATGGCGAGGTGGGCTACAACGGGCAGGAGATGATCCAAACACCGGAGCTGGACGCCCTGGCGGCCAAGGGGATGCGTTTCACGGCGCACTATTGCGGAAGCTCGGTCTGCGCGCCTTCGCGCGGTTCGTTGATGACCGGGAAGCATCCGGGGCATGGCTATATCCGCGCCAACAGCCCGGGCTATCCCAACGGGCAGACGCCCATCCCGCCTGAATCGGAAACGCTAGGCAAACTGATGCAGCGGGCGGGATATAAAACCGCGTGCATCGGCAAGTGGGGCCTCGGCGGCGAAAAGCCGGATGGGACGCTCAACTACGGCTTCCCGACCAAGCAGGGGTTCGACTATTTCTTCGGCTATGCCGACCAGCGCCGGGCGCACAACTATTATCCCCAATTCCTCTGGCGCAACCACGAGAAGGTGCCGCTCGGCGGCAACGTCTATAGCCACGACCTGATGACGGAGGAAGCGCTGAAGTTTGTTGCGGAAAACAAGGACGCTCCCTTCTTCCTCTATCTGGCCTACACGATTCCGCATACGAAATACCAGGTTCCGGAGCTTGGGCAGTACGCCAAAATGGACTGGCCGGAAAAGTTCAAAAAACATGCCGCGATGACCTCGCGCATGGATCGCGATGTCGGTCGGTTGATGAGCCTGCTGGATGAATTGACGCTGGCCGAAAACACCCTGGTGATTTTCAACAGCGACAACGGGGCGCACGGGGAGCAGGGCTCCGAAACCTTTTTCAACACCTCCGGCGAGCTGCGCGGCATTAAGCGCAGCATGTACGAGGGCGGGGTGCGTTCGCCCATGTTTGCCTATTGGCCCGGCACCATCATGGCGGGAACGGTCAGCGACCATCTGTCCGCTTTCTGGGATATGCTGCCGACGTTTTCCGAACTGACCGGAGAGCCGGTGCGCGGGGATACGGATGGAATCTCCATGCTTCCGACCTTGCTAGGCAACACGACGCGGCAGAAACAACACGACTATCTCTATTGGGAACTCTACGAGCGCGTACCGAACCAGGCCGTGCGCATGGGCAAGTGGAAGGGCGTTGTGGTGGATCGCCGCGAGGGCCAGAGGATCGAGCTGTACGACCTGTCCGCCGACGAAGGCGAGCAGGTGGATGTGGCCGACCGGTTCCCCGAGGTGGTGGAGCGCATCCGCACGGCCATGAACGAGGCGCATGTGCCCAGCCCGTTGTGGGATAAATCGTTCCCCGGGCGCATGTTCAACGTCGATGCCGCCCGTAGGGCTTCCGGCGTCGTGGACGCGGGGCAGGCTTCCTCAAAAATCCCTGCCGGTTGGCAATGGGTTTCGCGCGAGGGCGCGGTGGCCCACAGTTCGCTCTCCTCCGAATGGGGCGTGCCGCACAACCATACCTTGCTCACGACGATGGAGGGCAAGCAGTCGTTCCATACCGATGCGGAAAAGACCCCGTGGGTGATCATCGACCTGAAGCAGGAGCAACCCGTGGTTGGTTTCGAAATCCTGAACCGTCCGGACGGCCATGCAGGGCGCACCCGAAATCTTCATGTCTGGCTTTCCTCCGACAGGGAAAACTGGCGGCAGGTATTCAAGACGGAAAACCCCGAAACCCGCTGGTTGGTGGAACTTCAACAGCCCGTAATGGCCCGTTTCGTGAAAATCGGCCTGGTGAATTCCGAGCCGGGATATTTCCACCTGAAAGGCGTAAAGGTTTTCGCGAAATAG
- a CDS encoding LamG domain-containing protein, translating to MKWMNAMGLCLLLAARLAGAATTAGTVEINPELRGVLITDWGYDIKNASVINGLTASKAQELFIDDRMSVLRVAVWGDATRPAHPAAGEIDVSYYVYDPAVVNSKKMFTAMKNARDARPDVVFFPSKKLDGQNSFPAWTKDGNGVVPEQYARLLADYLRFWEHDLVRKSESFVFPMLGVDNEEVYNEGNITPEKHLAIVNALRAMSEQAGTVDLIDTTHPTHPVVTVPAAFTMPPVIIGPEDYGPSYTFVEELLALPGGGASLDLLGTHYYPRWRPYPKLADMIGDGEGRPCWNSEVHWDNQGDLDDLEDAESALAAIFDNIELGLSGYVWWAYTRTGFKGEMEKAITTSSTLSRPCAIDDEDGFNEKEPLGTLITRAFREGGSLRVWALNVSGTEYADHAFNLLQGGICGDVSYKRWANVDGSFVSSGGSATVVGSNTFSGTLPTNSITLFTLPYASPTNIAAIYSFEGDASDSSGSGNHGTLAGGGAFVDGRDAQCLEFNGVDASVSIPRNISTEFTIAFWMRADVAGSEGAGRWWEGSGLVDGEVAGAAGDFGIALHGSNVAFGVGQPDTTILSQTDMADGQWRHVAATRNSATGEMELFINGASEAVAHGPGGTKAAPPLLRIGCLQTGANHFAGQLDEVRIYDRVLEQSEIQQLAFFDATALLSETWDAAAPAPLVGIGSVQADNLWTYNARNRTDWGISAEGALEVETAGTHSSSLDAETPLPRTVDPMKFEWVTLQAAFAFNALTTDGNTDTRVYAVDGTRQNGYGIMARSETDSQSPVLLRVLSGGATATVFVGAVGSQEADAVYDVTASFKRVSGNFTQVRYRVLKDGAKWRSGDVVLGKAPVAGSLLEKMECSQQKNAFSTIDDVALSIQPDLRDLYIDTFNFQTGETNLVMMVDVPEIGTTYHIETATSGMLFAAEPGTTFIPDVSPWRIELPLETEIHPARFFRLSEGVAP from the coding sequence ATGAAATGGATGAATGCGATGGGGTTGTGTTTGCTGCTCGCTGCCCGCCTGGCGGGGGCGGCGACAACGGCGGGAACGGTCGAGATCAACCCGGAGCTGCGGGGGGTGTTGATCACCGATTGGGGCTACGACATCAAGAATGCCAGTGTGATCAACGGCCTGACGGCCTCGAAGGCGCAGGAGCTGTTCATCGACGACCGCATGAGTGTGCTGCGGGTTGCCGTTTGGGGCGATGCCACGCGACCGGCACATCCGGCCGCCGGCGAGATCGATGTGTCCTATTATGTCTACGATCCCGCGGTCGTTAACTCCAAGAAAATGTTCACCGCTATGAAAAACGCGCGTGATGCGCGACCGGATGTCGTCTTCTTCCCCAGCAAAAAGCTGGACGGGCAAAACAGCTTTCCCGCCTGGACGAAGGATGGCAATGGGGTGGTTCCCGAGCAATATGCGCGGCTGCTGGCCGACTATCTCCGGTTCTGGGAGCACGATCTGGTTCGCAAGAGCGAGAGCTTCGTTTTCCCTATGCTTGGAGTCGACAACGAAGAGGTCTACAACGAAGGCAACATCACGCCGGAAAAGCACTTGGCCATTGTGAATGCCCTGCGGGCCATGTCGGAACAGGCCGGAACGGTTGATCTGATCGATACCACCCATCCGACGCATCCGGTGGTAACGGTTCCCGCCGCGTTCACCATGCCGCCGGTCATCATCGGCCCCGAGGACTATGGCCCCAGCTATACGTTTGTGGAAGAGCTGCTGGCGCTGCCGGGCGGCGGCGCCTCGCTGGATCTGCTCGGTACGCACTACTATCCCAGGTGGCGCCCCTATCCCAAGCTGGCCGACATGATCGGCGATGGCGAAGGGCGGCCCTGCTGGAACAGCGAAGTGCATTGGGATAATCAGGGCGACCTGGATGATTTGGAGGATGCGGAATCGGCTTTGGCCGCCATCTTCGACAACATCGAACTTGGCCTCAGCGGCTATGTTTGGTGGGCCTACACGCGCACGGGCTTCAAGGGCGAAATGGAAAAGGCCATCACCACCAGCTCGACGCTCAGCCGTCCATGCGCCATCGACGACGAAGATGGCTTCAATGAAAAGGAACCGTTGGGCACGTTGATCACCCGGGCCTTCCGCGAGGGCGGATCGCTCCGCGTATGGGCGCTGAATGTGAGCGGCACGGAATATGCCGATCATGCATTCAATCTGTTGCAGGGAGGCATCTGCGGCGATGTTTCCTACAAGCGCTGGGCCAATGTGGACGGAAGCTTCGTTTCGAGCGGCGGTTCGGCAACGGTGGTTGGCTCCAATACGTTTTCCGGCACGTTGCCGACCAACTCGATCACGCTGTTCACCTTGCCCTATGCTTCGCCCACGAACATTGCGGCGATCTATTCGTTCGAGGGCGATGCCTCCGATTCGAGTGGCAGCGGAAACCATGGCACCCTGGCGGGCGGGGGCGCCTTTGTTGACGGGCGCGACGCCCAATGCCTGGAATTCAATGGGGTGGATGCCTCTGTTTCCATTCCCCGGAACATTTCCACCGAATTCACCATTGCGTTCTGGATGCGCGCGGATGTGGCCGGTTCCGAAGGGGCCGGACGATGGTGGGAAGGGAGCGGCCTGGTGGATGGCGAAGTGGCGGGGGCGGCTGGCGACTTCGGCATCGCCCTCCACGGATCGAATGTGGCGTTCGGGGTGGGGCAGCCCGATACCACGATTCTTTCACAAACCGATATGGCGGATGGCCAATGGCGCCACGTGGCCGCAACCCGAAACAGCGCGACCGGCGAAATGGAACTCTTCATCAATGGCGCATCCGAAGCCGTTGCCCATGGCCCGGGCGGAACCAAAGCCGCGCCGCCACTCCTCCGGATCGGCTGCCTGCAAACCGGGGCCAATCATTTTGCCGGGCAGCTTGACGAGGTTCGCATCTACGATCGCGTGCTGGAACAATCCGAAATCCAGCAGCTGGCGTTCTTCGATGCCACCGCGCTCCTTTCCGAAACATGGGATGCCGCCGCTCCGGCGCCCCTGGTTGGCATCGGCAGTGTGCAGGCCGACAATCTCTGGACCTATAACGCCCGCAACCGCACCGACTGGGGCATCTCCGCCGAAGGGGCGCTCGAGGTCGAAACCGCCGGCACGCACAGCTCTTCGCTCGATGCCGAAACCCCGCTGCCCCGCACCGTCGATCCGATGAAGTTCGAGTGGGTCACGCTCCAGGCCGCGTTTGCCTTCAATGCGCTCACCACCGATGGCAACACCGATACGCGGGTCTATGCCGTTGATGGCACCCGGCAAAACGGCTACGGCATCATGGCGCGCTCGGAGACCGATTCGCAATCCCCGGTCTTGCTGCGCGTGCTGTCCGGCGGCGCCACCGCGACGGTTTTCGTTGGTGCGGTAGGGAGCCAGGAGGCCGATGCCGTCTACGATGTGACCGCATCGTTCAAGCGGGTTTCCGGAAACTTTACCCAGGTGCGCTACCGGGTGCTGAAGGATGGCGCCAAATGGCGGAGCGGCGATGTGGTGCTCGGCAAGGCTCCGGTGGCGGGATCGCTGCTCGAAAAGATGGAGTGTTCCCAGCAGAAGAATGCGTTCTCGACGATCGACGATGTCGCCCTCTCCATCCAACCCGACCTGCGCGATCTATATATCGATACCTTCAACTTCCAAACCGGGGAAACCAACCTGGTCATGATGGTCGATGTCCCGGAGATTGGAACCACCTACCATATTGAAACCGCAACCTCCGGCATGCTCTTTGCCGCCGAACCCGGCACCACCTTTATCCCGGATGTCAGCCCGTGGCGGATTGAGCTCCCGCTCGAAACGGAAATCCATCCGGCCCGGTTTTTCCGCCTGAGCGAAGGGGTTGCACCGTGA
- a CDS encoding sulfatase family protein, which produces MKTLALVFALLAAHAWAGKPNVIFFITDDMLPHHFNFIPGVERKVLTPNIERIADEGVVLLNQYTVSPLCTPSRYSVLTGRNPSRANNPFFKETTEKNGGQTHVEFNTHILETDESLPQLMKRAGYMTGFVGKNHVIEVQGLKRFPDNDASAKDPKNQAQLKANHDKVCQGVREVGFDYVDRVYHNNPHFLGLHEVAVHNMDWITGGGTEFIRNHHDRSEPFFLYFATTLPHGPVNATSAWNANPLLSAVGYLDEAPAVQPARKTIPERIRAAGLKPTDDACNLLWMDDALGALLDTLEETGQLENTLIFFFNDQWMESKGTVYQGGVHTPGIVWRKGGFPVGKTCDALLNSIDFAPTILDAVGGDYADAALDGESFWPYLTQGKKQPEGRVLYFELGFGRGILKGDWKYVAIRYPEHIANMSKEERVRVLEEWNANRRRLHIPIVTEDPAKPFSHLTAIPGGGHAEMPSTGTEHYPGYYDPDQLYRISRDPHEQVNLANDPEYKDKLEEMMREMKKIQDALPGDFGL; this is translated from the coding sequence ATGAAAACTTTAGCGCTAGTCTTCGCCTTGCTTGCGGCTCATGCGTGGGCGGGAAAACCCAACGTCATCTTCTTCATAACCGATGATATGCTGCCGCACCATTTCAACTTTATTCCCGGTGTGGAGCGGAAGGTGCTGACGCCGAATATCGAACGCATTGCGGATGAAGGGGTGGTTTTGCTGAATCAATACACCGTCTCCCCGTTGTGTACGCCGAGCCGCTACAGTGTGCTGACCGGGCGAAATCCAAGCCGGGCCAATAATCCCTTTTTCAAGGAGACAACCGAGAAAAACGGGGGGCAGACCCATGTCGAATTCAATACCCATATACTGGAAACCGACGAATCGCTTCCTCAACTCATGAAGCGTGCCGGTTATATGACCGGGTTTGTCGGAAAGAACCATGTGATTGAAGTGCAGGGGCTCAAGCGCTTTCCGGATAATGATGCGAGTGCGAAGGATCCGAAGAACCAGGCGCAGCTCAAGGCCAACCACGATAAGGTTTGCCAAGGCGTGCGGGAGGTCGGTTTTGACTATGTCGATCGCGTCTACCATAACAATCCGCACTTTCTCGGGTTACACGAGGTGGCGGTGCATAACATGGACTGGATTACCGGGGGTGGCACGGAATTCATCAGGAACCACCATGACCGCAGTGAGCCGTTCTTCCTCTATTTCGCCACCACGTTGCCACATGGGCCCGTGAATGCAACGAGTGCCTGGAATGCCAATCCGCTGCTTTCGGCGGTGGGTTATCTGGATGAAGCCCCCGCCGTGCAACCGGCCCGGAAAACCATTCCCGAACGGATCCGGGCCGCCGGGCTCAAGCCGACCGACGATGCCTGCAACCTGCTCTGGATGGACGATGCGTTGGGGGCGCTGCTTGATACCCTGGAGGAAACCGGCCAGTTGGAGAATACCCTCATCTTTTTCTTCAACGACCAGTGGATGGAGTCGAAGGGCACGGTCTATCAAGGCGGAGTCCATACACCCGGCATCGTCTGGCGCAAGGGCGGGTTCCCGGTGGGCAAAACCTGCGATGCGCTGCTGAACAGCATTGATTTCGCCCCGACGATCCTGGATGCCGTGGGCGGGGACTATGCGGATGCCGCGTTGGATGGCGAAAGCTTCTGGCCGTATTTGACGCAGGGCAAAAAACAACCTGAAGGGCGTGTGCTATATTTCGAGCTTGGCTTCGGGCGCGGCATTCTTAAGGGCGACTGGAAATATGTGGCCATCCGCTATCCGGAACACATTGCCAACATGTCGAAGGAAGAACGCGTGCGCGTGCTGGAGGAGTGGAATGCCAATCGCCGACGGTTGCATATTCCGATTGTGACCGAGGATCCGGCCAAGCCGTTCAGCCATCTGACCGCCATCCCCGGGGGCGGCCATGCGGAGATGCCGTCAACCGGAACCGAGCATTATCCCGGCTACTATGACCCGGACCAGCTCTACCGCATTTCCCGCGATCCGCATGAACAGGTCAATCTGGCAAACGATCCGGAATATAAGGACAAGCTCGAGGAAATGATGCGCGAGATGAAAAAAATCCAGGATGCGCTTCCGGGGGACTTCGGACTCTAA